Part of the Rhizoctonia solani chromosome 2, complete sequence genome is shown below.
AACATCACTGTGCACAATAAAGCTCGTGTTACTTGGGTTTTCACTTCAAAATTGAGACAGAAGTAAGCTTGATCGCTCGCATTGTTCCGATACAGCCTAGTGGGACTCTCTCAAACTCTGATTAACACGCACACGGGCGCTTATGAATCATGAACACTTACTAATTTCCAATTCTCGTAGTGACAAACCACAAACAAGGTCACACGACTCTGACGCGAGTTGGGAGCGAGCAAGTACGCGTACCTCGAGGGTCCAGGATCCACAACCCACTGGCCTCGAGGCACCAAGTATAAAACTTAACGCGGGGTCGGAAATTCCGTACCGAGTCCCTCTCCAGCACTTTACCTTTGTTACCTAAAATTTCCATAATTGAAGAAACGATAATGACCTACTCGAACACGATGGACTGGTACAAGGGCAGCGTATCTCTGCGCCTAGATACGATCGCATCAAAAGGCAAAGGCGTTCTCCCCGATACTCTATGCGCCGAGGTACTTCACCCCTTCTTGCCCCCACTTCACCCTTGATACACGTGTTTCTCACACCTGCCAATTTTGGGCGACTGGAACAGATCAACAGTGCAGCAGCGCGCACCTTTGTACACGAAACGCGCATATACCAAAAGTCCCAGTCTGCAAGCCCAGAGTTGGTATACGAAGGCTACGCAAAAGCGTTTGCACCCTTGATAGAATACATGCTCGACCCTGATGTGCGCTCCGAGCTATATGGAATTCAACTCCATGTATGCACTCAATTGGTAAGGGTACCAAGCGCAATACAACGTTAAAAAAAGTAAAATACCTCACCCTAGAGTTTGTTATCTAGTTGGTCCAACTGCGAAGAATTTTAGCCGTGCTCAAAGCACGAGGCTCCGATTCGCGTTGCATTACATACAATACGGCCGTGAACGTTTTGGTATCGGAAATCGACCGGGTTCTATAGTTGAGTTGTATTACACATATATCTTTTTTTAGGCATATGAATAGAAAATTACTTCAAACTCGTGCGGTTTGATGATCATATATTGGCTGATCCGGAATCGGGCAAAAGGCTGCGATAAGTTACCTTGACATGGGAGGGTTTCGTAACTACAAGCTCGGACAGTTCCGTAGGCACAAACCACTCGGTCTCGAAAGAGCTAACGATGAAAATAGTGTATGCACCTGATTGTTGGAACCTTTGGTCTTGAGATACGTACGCGTTTGAAGTGGACTGATCAATGTCCTATATATGGGTATTCATATATCGGTCCCGCACAAGcttagtatagcctattACGAGTTTCTCATTGACCGGTGGTTAGGCTTCGGAAAGACGCTACGTCAGTTTAGTGATTTGCTCAAAAATAGGGGAACAAATAGGTTGTTTGTATCGGCGAAACGGACCGGTCGCGCTAACTGAATGTGTCGACTCCAGGCCAATGCTATACGAAGACTTTACCAAGGTCCCGCGTAATAACGCTTCCAAGGCGCAGCAATCACTACAAACACAAACTCGCAAAGCAAACGCAGATTCCAGAATCCATGCATATGGCGCTCAACTCCCGAACCACACCCCCAGAGTACTCGTCACAACAAGAAATCAATTGCAACATCGTAAAAAACAACATACTAGTCCAACGAAAAAAGACATCCGGTCTGGAACAAAACAACGAGCAGTGAATGATATGCCTATGCTGATAAATGTGTAATATATACGTCAAAGCCAACAGAAAGAAAAACAACAAAAAACAACAGCACGGAATCGTCTATGGACACGGGCAGCGTTACGCAGTAAGAGGCTGCAACTCTCTTTACGGGACCCcgtcccccctccccctagGTACTAACAAATAGCACCCCAACTACAGCGACCCCATCCTCAAACTCGGCGCATGGGACAACCCGGGAACACCCAGCGACGCACCGCGATTCCCGTCCGAACGCATATAACCCGCATTCCCAAAATCGTTTCCGTTGCCGGCCCGGTACCAAGGGGGCGGGTGAGAATGGGAATGGAACGTAACGGGTTGGAGAGGAAGGGAGTATTGGATCTCGAGTGCCTCCAGTTCGGATTTCAAGTTCTGTCGTTGGTTATAGTGAGTACAAGTGCACATTGGGAAAGGAAATGGGAAGTGGCGTACCTTCATAAATGCGTTTCGCCTGTTCCAGCGTCCTCCCCAGTCTTGCCAGTTGCTACGATCTATATAGAGCAACCACGTCAACCAACCTGTTCGCTCGAGTCGTAAAAAAAGTCAAGCACTCACGTTCCATAGCTACAATCAGATGAATCGCATTCTGGTACTCCATCTTGTCAATGTTGATCTCACATCCTCCGCCCCATTCACGCGAATTTGCAGCGACGTATTGTTTGAGCCGTTGCCTGAGCTTTTCAAGGACTTCGAGCGGGGTATCGTACGATACTTGCAGGTCGGTCGTTTCCCACATTGATCCGGAGCGACGAACGTTATGGATGAGCTTGACAGATGCCAACAGTGAGTTGGGGGCAATAATCTCTTGACCGTCGACCCTGCGGAAAGTGGTCGCAAAAAGACCAAACTCTTTTACAAACAGTGCCTACACTCTGTCTTAGTATCCTTTTGCTTTATTTATTGTGCGTGCAAGAGACCCACCTGATCGTCAATCATGACCAAATCACCCACGTCGTACACATGCGTGCTAAAGATGAAAATCAGACTCTCGAACAGAGTCTTGGCCGAGTTTCCGAAAATAAAACTGAACCCGAGGATGATGGTCGCGATCGGAACAAGCGAAGCGAGCGTGTTGGAGCGATTGAAGATGAGAAGGCAGATAAAGAGGATGACGATCAGAGCGAGTACGATTAGGACACCATCTAGTTTGCCCACGGCACTGGAGAGAATCAATTCAGAACCGTGTATATGTAAGAGAAGAGTTGGCAGGAACTCACGCGCTCATGTCCTTCAGGCTGGCAGTCAACGCCTTGCGTTCCCGATAGATCCGCTGCACGGCCTCACGCATTTCCTTCTTTGAGATATCCCCGTTTCCATCCTTGTCAAACAGGCTAAACGCCGTTCGGGCATCTTCCTCAGTCTTGAAAAACGGATAAAAGTCTGTGCAGGGGGTGGGGGTTACGTTAGTTCCAAGTCCTCGGACAAGGATTCAACCTCGAACCAACCTTCGACCGTAAGTTCCTTGCGCTCAGGATCGACGCTCCCTAGATTCTCAAACAAGTCCCGAGCCAGACGCCTAGCAGAATGCAACGACCCAATCTCCCCGCGCTTGTTAAACTTGCTATCCTTGAGTGCAACAGCCGCGACCGCGTCTCCCAACACACTCGCCACGGCCTTTTTGCGCTTcttcttggccttggccTTTTCGCTGACGGGAGTCTTGTGAGCTTGGTTCGGATCCGGCGTGCCGGGCCGAGAGATGGGTGAGTTGGTGCCGGTACCTGTGCCGGTGCCAAGCAGCTCGACGCTGGCATTACGAGAATGCACGCCGGCTTTGTGTTTTTTCTTAAAGGCCTTGATTTTACTGCCTGTTGCGTTGCTGAGTCTGTCGAGAGCTTTAAGCGCGAGGTGGTTCTCGGCTAGACGGTCCTGTATAGAACAAGATCAGATGCGTTATTTCAGGGTGTGTGCAACACTTACAGCAAGAGCCTCTTCGTGGAACCTGATTGCAACTGTGTACATGTATTTGATCAGATGGGGTTTTTGATACGCCAAAGATGAACATACCAAATTGGAGGAAGAGCTTCTCGACAAGCAAGATGATACCAGCAGAGAACAAGGCCTGCATGACGCGGTTGACGTAGACCCAATAGCTGCCGGGAGGCTTGACGATTGCGCGAATAACGCTAAGAGCGATCCAGGACCAGGAGATATCGAGTGCGAGTTTAAGCCAAAAGGATACGGCCATGAAGAGCTGGGAAATGAATGAGCATGGAGAAATGTTGAAAACGGATGGGTCCAAACCTCGGTTTTGGTTTTCAAGTGCTCTGGAGGCTTGCCCACGAATGCAATCAGGCGGAGAAGAAGACCGGGGAGAACGTCGATTACAAGGCTGGTAACGGAGCCAGCAGCCCAAGTGATCGAGAGCCAGAGAGACCAAGTAAAGGTATGCCATCGCGCAGGAGAGTCTCTGAACTGAAAATGAACGACTAGGAGCGGTGCGATCAGAATGCCTCCGCCAATCAGCGCAATGATTGTTGTCCTGAgagataaaaaaaaaaaatgcaaTTCAGCCTCGAAAAATCAATTTTAAAGGGCTGAAAAAACAGACCTAATTGGCCTGGCCAGCTTCAAAAAGGCGAGCCAAAGTCTCCTGCCGCGCTTTGCCTTTTTGGCGTGGTGAACAGACTGGTCGTCGGCATCGGCAGCATCCCAGTCAAACTCGTCGCTTGAGTTTGTGGCAGTGGAGTCTGAATCGTATTTTGTGTGGTGATTGACAGACGATGGCTGAGAGACATTGGCCAATGCAATGCCGTGGAGGTCTTCGCGCTCCTTAGCAGCCATGGTCGTAGCGGTGGAACAAGTTTGCAAGTTTGTCGTTGCTcaccccattttctcaaatagGCGAGCCGAAGTGATGTCATTCGTCACGGACCCTGTCCTTCATTCAAACGCGACCCTGACCCCGGTTCTCGCTCCACTCCACGTCCTTTTCTGGTCATTATTTTGCCCGTAAAAGTACACCCATAAATCCATTTTAGTCCATATCCACACGATGCTGGGTAAATCACAGTCATACGCGTTCTCTATACGTTTGCCTTGCGTTTGCCCAGTCATTCCTTCTGCACGATGACAGTGAGTGGATCGATAGAGCACTAAACCCCACAAACACTTGGGCTTCGCGAAGGCTTCTACCATATATATTCCTCGGCATCTCTGGAATAACACTATACCCGAAAACGGGACAAGTCCCCCCTGAGACAGGTCCCCGTCCTCGTTCCAAACATCCATTTTTCTAGCTGATCGGCGTCGACAACGATGCCGCCTTTCTCTCGACTCGGCACACGCTACCATTTATCTATTGTATTTACATTTCGTTATTACTGTTACTATTACAACCGTGCCTAGCCTAGGCCCCTTGACAAATCCAACCCCACACTCTCTAAGCGCCGTCATGCCTCGCACACAACCACCATGATACCCATCGTCCAACTCGACCCAGACAACCCATTCCCACTCCTAATCACAACCACCATCTCCAAGAACTCACAGCTGCCCCATGTCGAGAATTTCCGAATCGAAGAAATGAACTGGTCCAATCCGGTCGGGGCGAGTTTACGAGATGCACAGCAGGTTGAACTGGATGCGCGCTATGAGCAAGGCAAACTCGGTCAGTCCTTCATTCACATTGAACGAATGAATAacttattattattattatgtATTGATTTCTGAACTGGGGTACAGGGAAAGAACCTGGAATCAAACCTTCCTCGGACAACATCGCCCTTTTCGTCATTTCGTATCCCGTCTCGATTCTCGATTCCAACTCTCCCGATCCATCCGAATCGATCCCGATAGCTTGCGGCGCGCTGAGAAAACTTGATGAGGATTACATGGAGGTACGTCACCCCCTTCTGCCCCCTTTTCTTATTCTATTTTACTCTTGTTTTGTGGTATTGACGCTTGTTCTCACGGTCCGTTCAGTTAAAACGAATGTACGCGATCCCTTCCGTTCGAGGT
Proteins encoded:
- a CDS encoding transporter, small conductance mechanosensitive ion channel (MscS) family protein, with product MAAKEREDLHGIALANVSQPSSVNHHTKYDSDSTATNSSDEFDWDAADADDQSVHHAKKAKRGRRLWLAFLKLARPIRTTIIALIGGGILIAPLLVVHFQFRDSPARWHTFTWSLWLSITWAAGSVTSLVIDVLPGLLLRLIAFVGKPPEHLKTKTELFMAVSFWLKLALDISWSWIALSVIRAIVKPPGSYWVYVNRVMQALFSAGIILLVEKLFLQFVAIRFHEEALADRLAENHLALKALDRLSNATGSKIKAFKKKHKAGVHSRNASVELLGTGTGTGTNSPISRPGTPDPNQAHKTPVSEKAKAKKKRKKAVASVLGDAVAAVALKDSKFNKRGEIGSLHSARRLARDLFENLGSVDPERKELTVEDFYPFFKTEEDARTAFSLFDKDGNGDISKKEMREAVQRIYRERKALTASLKDMSAAVGKLDGVLIVLALIVILFICLLIFNRSNTLASLVPIATIILGFSFIFGNSAKTLFESLIFIFSTHVYDVGDLVMIDDQALFVKEFGLFATTFRRVDGQEIIAPNSLLASVKLIHNVRRSGSMWETTDLQVSYDTPLEVLEKLRQRLKQYVAANSREWGGGCEINIDKMEYQNAIHLIVAMEHRSNWQDWGGRWNRRNAFMKNLKSELEALEIQYSLPLQPVTFHSHSHPPPWYRAGNGNDFGNAGYMRSDGNRGFTTITPSLQVMSTFSLKNQSDLNAETQGSPALNKVIGTQPNESLGTLISPPKEASQQTQHTNSVDAGQISGLQPGAQTNGTQTNGPSQNNGFNQQGNGAQFNGAYSQQFNGASPRAGARDIFNMESLVTQLDQLKVNDTTTIDNSQGESGSDIDLSDGSGSDDGYITSGSSDMENRPQPRPPTSKGEIVDIGWYPATIPVDHPFFSSIGQHIPVSTVNPADLHSTSSMTQESEYHCGPFPEFDEFIYNQGYVEGGTGTSATMESGEMHQAPVAPPSPTVGSPASVVMEMELNPGSPTEQLQQIEGYVRNFRDANATAMVVICMHCPVEKHEKTDLRPTSLIRHLQSHFGVKQLVVDQDISDMAQYASGQLLQASGCMDEEMYIAGTQYFPFNGQIHGFNEIHRLIFPVNETCEPLSPVISIPEPGAWIPLGNIVLRTTECGGLEWWGANSYQWEPIRLFSSYGDALSTTPLLGSFRGINLECEHHHVEHVGLEQNTIKGEGNMEEHFYSYGNPPTQESIHQWVEDYKKHRAPTICPLNDCRRELRRPHALKDHLLFKFGIKVLQCGHGECQKLFSTKTNCNRHMRDCKMRSETTGRY
- a CDS encoding GNAT family acetyltransferase — encoded protein: MIPIVQLDPDNPFPLLITTTISKNSQLPHVENFRIEEMNWSNPVGASLRDAQQVELDARYEQGKLGKEPGIKPSSDNIALFVISYPVSILDSNSPDPSESIPIACGALRKLDEDYMELKRMYAIPSVRGSGAALSVLTALERYARKIKGLKGIRLEAGELHVEAIKNGYKEIERFGNYKDVPWSRCFEKKFE